GGCTCATGAAGGTTAGCACGAGATACAAGGTCACCATAAACCTCGTGGCGTGGTCAATAGGCCTGATGCTCTTGATACCCCTCCTGGGGCTGATAATGACCTCCATCAGGCCGTTCGATGAGATAGTGAACGGCTGGTGGAACCTCAGGAACGCCCACTTCATCATCGACAACTACGTCAGCGTGTGGGACGCCGGCTTCTGGAGGAACATCCTCAACTCTATCCTGATAGCCACGGTGGCCACGATAGTCCCAATACTCATCGCCGGAATGGCCGCCTACGGCTTCACCTCCTTCAGCTTTCCGATAAAGACTATGCTCTTCCTCACCCTCGTGGCCATCCAGGTTGTCCCCCAGCAGGCGGTCATAGTCCCGCTCCTGAGGCTCTTCCGCGATCTTCACATGTACGATCAGTACTATGGCATAATCCTCGTCCACACGGCCTTCGCGCTCCCGTGGACGATATTCTTCCTCCGCAACTTCTTTATGTCCATCCCCAAGGACTACGAGGAGGCCGCGAGGATAGACGGTCTCAGCGACGTTGGAATATACTTCAGGGTGATACTGCCCATAGCGATGCCGGCAGTCATCAGCGTTGCGGTCGTGCAGTTCATCTTCGTGTGGCAGGACCTGTTCTTCGCCATAACCCTGCTGAGACCGGAGAAGTGGCCGGTTTCGGCTGGAGTAACGCAGTTCATAAGCCGCTACAACCCCAACTGGGGACAGCTGACGGCCGCTGGAGTGCTGGCGATAATCGTGCCCATCACCGTCTACGTCGTGCTTCAGAAGTACTACATGAGGGGAGTGTCTGGCGGAATCAAGGGCTGAGCCCTTTCAAAACTTTTTTGGAGGGATGAAGATGGAGTTCGTCCTCGGTGTCAACTACTGGCCGAGAAGGAAGGCCATGTTCTGGTGGAAGGAGTTTGAGGAAGGGGAGGTTAGGGAGGAGTTCGCGGTTATAAAGGAGCTCAACCTCGATGTTGTGAGGATTTTCCTGCTCTGGGAGGACTTTCAGCCGGAACCCGAACGGATCAACGATAAATCCCTCCGGAACCTGGAGAGGGTCATGGACATAGCGCATGAACTCGGACTGGGGGTCATGCCGACCTTCTTCATCGGGCACATGAGCGGGATAAACTGGCTCCCTGAGTGGGTTCTCTCCGATGAACCCCACAGCAGGTTTCTGACTTACTCTAACGGAAGGGTCGTTGACCGCGGCGCGAGGGACATCTACGAGGAGCCCGACCTCTTGGAGGCAGAAGAACTGCTTCTCCGGACCGTTGGCTCCGAACTCGACGACCACCCGGCACTGTACGCGTGGGACATCTCCAA
This window of the Thermococcus thermotolerans genome carries:
- a CDS encoding carbohydrate ABC transporter permease; this translates as MKVSTRYKVTINLVAWSIGLMLLIPLLGLIMTSIRPFDEIVNGWWNLRNAHFIIDNYVSVWDAGFWRNILNSILIATVATIVPILIAGMAAYGFTSFSFPIKTMLFLTLVAIQVVPQQAVIVPLLRLFRDLHMYDQYYGIILVHTAFALPWTIFFLRNFFMSIPKDYEEAARIDGLSDVGIYFRVILPIAMPAVISVAVVQFIFVWQDLFFAITLLRPEKWPVSAGVTQFISRYNPNWGQLTAAGVLAIIVPITVYVVLQKYYMRGVSGGIKG